One region of Pyramidobacter sp. YE332 genomic DNA includes:
- a CDS encoding DEAD/DEAH box helicase: MTAASFRDFNLPESFLAALDQRGFTTPTPVQAQVLSQPNLDTDMVVQARTGSGKTLAFLLPLLNELEGGGKKPRLLVLSPTRELAMQNAGESEFLGHIRGIATASIVGGMSMEHQIFQLRRGASVVVGTPGRVLDHIRRGTLDLSDIETLVLDEGDNMLDMGFRDELEAILEAAVNRKKTWLFSATMPDSVFSLCKRYLKEPLRLELNHEEEQHEDIVHRVYLVPSRQRMEALVNILLWEKPALCLIFCHTKTDTGEVAGRLQEEGLMALALNGDMTQRERSNALESFRTGRIPILVATNVAARGLDVQGVSHVIQLGLPDSMETFVHRSGRTGRAGHEGSNLLLLTPQESGRFKFMIRSSEMKVEWLKVPDIQEISVIQRERREESLLELVPAPEIRAWAESLLERSDDAADLAAKLLSVVVKDIPTGYSLRDSLQRELDQRRERAAARREGRVGSRFDGERRGIGAERARFRGQGLSIRIAKGRNDQEWSVGRILGALCAALGVSRDEIGNIKMRDSHTEVELSPAAIASLDDGGRRRLIDRGLISGGSGEPQPRLGGPRRERRFDRSGERLGKRNFERASERRPRYGRDA; the protein is encoded by the coding sequence GTGACCGCAGCAAGTTTTAGAGATTTCAATCTGCCCGAGAGTTTTCTCGCCGCTCTCGATCAACGAGGCTTTACGACGCCGACGCCGGTTCAGGCGCAGGTGCTGTCGCAGCCCAATCTGGACACGGACATGGTCGTGCAGGCGCGCACGGGTTCCGGCAAGACGCTGGCTTTTCTTCTGCCGCTGCTGAACGAACTCGAAGGCGGCGGCAAAAAGCCCCGCCTGCTGGTGCTCTCGCCGACGCGCGAGCTGGCCATGCAGAACGCCGGCGAATCGGAATTTTTAGGCCACATCAGAGGCATCGCCACGGCAAGCATCGTCGGCGGCATGAGCATGGAGCACCAGATCTTCCAGCTCCGGCGCGGCGCCTCGGTCGTCGTCGGCACGCCGGGACGCGTCCTCGATCATATCCGCCGCGGCACGCTCGACCTGAGCGATATCGAAACGCTGGTTCTCGACGAGGGCGACAACATGCTCGACATGGGGTTCCGCGACGAGCTGGAAGCGATCCTCGAAGCCGCCGTGAACCGCAAAAAGACTTGGCTTTTCTCGGCGACGATGCCCGACTCGGTGTTTTCGCTCTGCAAGCGCTATCTCAAGGAGCCGTTGCGGCTGGAACTGAACCACGAGGAGGAGCAGCACGAAGACATCGTGCACCGCGTGTATCTGGTGCCTTCGCGTCAGCGCATGGAAGCGCTGGTCAACATCCTGCTGTGGGAGAAGCCGGCGCTCTGCCTGATATTCTGCCATACCAAGACCGATACGGGAGAAGTGGCGGGGCGTCTTCAGGAAGAAGGCCTGATGGCTCTGGCCCTGAACGGCGACATGACGCAGCGCGAACGCAGCAACGCCTTGGAATCTTTCCGCACCGGGCGCATCCCCATTCTGGTCGCCACCAACGTGGCCGCCCGCGGGCTGGACGTGCAGGGCGTCAGCCACGTGATCCAGCTGGGCCTTCCCGACAGCATGGAGACCTTCGTGCACCGCTCCGGACGCACCGGGCGGGCCGGTCACGAAGGCAGCAACCTGTTGCTGCTGACGCCGCAGGAATCGGGACGCTTCAAGTTCATGATCCGCAGCTCCGAGATGAAGGTCGAATGGCTGAAAGTCCCCGACATTCAGGAGATCAGCGTCATTCAGCGCGAACGCCGCGAAGAATCGCTGCTGGAGCTCGTTCCCGCGCCGGAGATCCGCGCCTGGGCCGAGTCGCTCCTCGAACGCAGCGACGACGCCGCGGATCTGGCGGCCAAGCTGCTGTCGGTCGTGGTCAAGGACATCCCCACGGGTTACTCCCTGAGGGATTCGCTCCAGCGCGAGCTCGACCAGCGCCGCGAGCGCGCCGCCGCGCGCCGTGAAGGCCGCGTCGGTTCCCGCTTCGACGGCGAACGGCGCGGCATCGGCGCGGAACGCGCGCGCTTTCGCGGGCAAGGCCTTTCCATCCGCATCGCCAAGGGACGGAACGACCAGGAATGGTCCGTGGGGCGGATCTTGGGCGCGCTGTGCGCGGCGCTCGGCGTCAGCCGCGACGAGATCGGCAACATCAAAATGCGCGACTCGCACACCGAGGTGGAGCTGAGTCCCGCGGCGATCGCCAGCCTCGACGACGGCGGACGGCGGCGGCTGATCGACCGCGGCTTGATCTCCGGAGGCTCCGGCGAACCCCAGCCCCGCTTGGGCGGCCCGCGCCGCGAGCGCCGCTTCGATCGTTCCGGCGAACGTCTCGGCAAAAGGAATTTCGAGCGCGCTTCGGAGCGCCGTCCTCGATACGGGCGCGACGCTTAA
- a CDS encoding molecular chaperone DnaJ, whose amino-acid sequence MKIHICKKCKGLGFGIDLKGNRFNCSECNGTGRILVKTLKEEFTLDSLSENLSFDKETMKVRVCKSCGGLGSINYGVEERECEDCHGTGRIIEQKILTEYQLHHVDGIAAAEEKA is encoded by the coding sequence ATGAAAATTCACATCTGCAAAAAATGCAAGGGATTGGGATTTGGCATCGACCTGAAGGGTAACCGCTTCAATTGTTCCGAGTGCAACGGAACGGGGCGCATTCTCGTCAAGACGCTCAAGGAGGAGTTCACGCTCGACAGTCTGAGCGAGAATCTCTCTTTCGACAAGGAAACGATGAAAGTCCGCGTCTGCAAATCCTGCGGCGGCCTGGGCAGCATCAATTACGGCGTCGAAGAGCGCGAATGCGAGGACTGCCACGGCACGGGACGGATCATCGAACAGAAGATCCTTACGGAATACCAGCTGCATCACGTCGACGGGATCGCCGCCGCCGAAGAGAAAGCATGA
- a CDS encoding HAD family phosphatase: MSSPYIHLDQIRGVVFDWDGVIAESRLDFAPIREKYFGGRRVPLLETAAEMREPLRTELMNAIRDEEMRGAARSAAIAGAFDLVSLLDGRRIPWCVVSRNCRESIERAAQSIGFRLPPQTFGREARHVKPDPRALTDAAASIGVPASQCLVVGDYLYELLAARRAGMRCVLVNNCSDPECAALADATFATMHALARGLVEAQALVPWEYRRFVRDNGRRALERMHGQSVHVDVFLSPRCLSLLGDLAAAGLGEITVNAGRTVSPAELEGHPLLSPLWLGMPVVQALISIFAVHYPLLHVAAGQAGRPLSSVVSAQNFAAEISRGSSAGSP, encoded by the coding sequence ATGAGTTCCCCCTATATCCATCTCGATCAAATCCGCGGGGTCGTTTTCGACTGGGACGGCGTCATTGCCGAGAGCAGGCTCGATTTCGCCCCGATCCGGGAAAAATACTTCGGCGGACGGCGCGTTCCTCTGCTGGAGACGGCGGCGGAGATGCGCGAGCCTCTCAGAACCGAGCTCATGAACGCCATCAGGGACGAAGAGATGCGAGGCGCCGCACGTTCCGCCGCGATCGCCGGCGCTTTCGATCTCGTCAGCCTGCTCGACGGACGCCGCATTCCTTGGTGCGTCGTGTCGCGAAACTGCCGCGAATCCATCGAACGCGCCGCCCAAAGCATTGGCTTCAGGCTGCCGCCGCAGACCTTCGGGCGCGAAGCCCGCCACGTCAAACCGGATCCGCGAGCGCTGACCGACGCGGCAGCGTCCATCGGCGTGCCCGCTTCCCAGTGCCTCGTCGTCGGCGACTACCTTTACGAGCTGCTTGCAGCGCGGCGTGCCGGCATGCGCTGCGTTCTCGTGAACAACTGCTCCGATCCCGAATGCGCCGCGCTGGCCGACGCGACTTTCGCCACAATGCACGCTCTCGCCAGGGGCTTGGTCGAGGCACAGGCTCTTGTGCCATGGGAATACCGCCGGTTCGTGCGGGATAACGGTCGGCGGGCGCTCGAAAGGATGCACGGACAGTCCGTTCATGTCGACGTTTTCCTCTCGCCGCGCTGTTTGTCTCTGCTGGGAGATTTGGCCGCGGCGGGGCTCGGAGAGATCACCGTAAACGCCGGCCGCACCGTGAGCCCCGCAGAGCTGGAGGGGCACCCCCTGCTCAGTCCTCTTTGGCTGGGAATGCCTGTCGTGCAGGCGTTAATCTCGATATTTGCCGTTCATTACCCGCTGCTGCACGTTGCCGCGGGGCAGGCGGGGCGTCCGCTCTCTTCCGTTGTCAGCGCCCAAAATTTCGCGGCGGAAATCTCCCGCGGCTCATCGGCGGGCTCACCATAA
- a CDS encoding YdcF family protein, producing MSQWSFFQSTLIIALLSPLGLFLAASFFLLLIPAAEGRAKRRVLWGLLTLLFAFSCTDFCGKKMLAFLEALTPEAKEGSGGRSAVVLVLGGGTVAEGQTYQPSVSSQRRLRTAREILSRCGDAKLLLSGIESPLMARWLRDSPPREKVLLETRSLNTEGNLRESAVFLRRLYPDERPRPQVFLVTDRFHMARALRWAKKFMPDFEVVPSPAPSLVRNVPWRPVNFVPTCRGLELTSMAWRETLALLRDWFRSRYEKQDQ from the coding sequence ATGAGTCAGTGGTCTTTCTTTCAGTCGACGCTGATCATCGCCCTGCTGTCGCCGCTGGGACTGTTCCTGGCGGCGTCGTTCTTTTTGCTTCTGATCCCGGCGGCGGAGGGGCGCGCAAAGCGGCGCGTCCTGTGGGGGCTGCTGACGCTGCTTTTCGCTTTTTCGTGCACTGATTTCTGCGGCAAAAAGATGCTTGCCTTTTTGGAAGCTCTGACGCCGGAAGCAAAGGAAGGGAGCGGCGGCCGTTCGGCCGTCGTGCTTGTGCTCGGCGGCGGCACGGTCGCCGAAGGACAGACGTATCAGCCCTCCGTTTCTTCGCAGCGGCGTCTGCGGACAGCGAGAGAAATTTTATCGCGCTGCGGAGACGCGAAGCTCCTGCTTTCGGGCATCGAGTCGCCGTTGATGGCGCGATGGCTGCGGGATTCGCCGCCTCGGGAAAAAGTGCTTCTGGAAACTCGTTCCTTGAATACCGAGGGCAATCTGCGCGAGAGCGCCGTTTTTTTGCGAAGGCTGTATCCCGACGAGCGTCCGCGCCCGCAGGTCTTTCTCGTCACGGACCGTTTTCATATGGCGCGGGCTCTGCGCTGGGCGAAAAAATTCATGCCTGATTTCGAGGTCGTCCCTTCGCCTGCGCCCAGCCTCGTGCGGAACGTGCCCTGGCGCCCGGTGAACTTCGTGCCGACCTGCCGGGGCCTGGAGCTGACCTCGATGGCCTGGCGCGAAACGCTGGCGCTTCTGAGGGACTGGTTCCGTTCACGCTATGAGAAACAGGATCAATAA
- a CDS encoding GntR family transcriptional regulator, with translation MYNPLHPAKNMDLRQIVYEKIKQAIVSGIIKPGEKLSEVELAEKMAVSRTPVREAIRQLAKTSLVTLTPRKGAYVSLPSISDAGALYELREDLEMFAAALVSVNPPEKELKEFLEIFKHMGNDTDPQKYLEEDRRFHAFLYQSSGNRFLMNSLQELVDVINLYRPYSLGDTEYIRHLAEGHVEIIEALLDRDERRVREAMRAHIRMSRARLEAYLNTHTSERLPLRP, from the coding sequence ATGTATAATCCGCTTCATCCGGCGAAGAACATGGATCTTCGTCAGATCGTTTACGAGAAGATCAAGCAGGCTATTGTGAGCGGTATCATCAAGCCGGGGGAAAAACTTTCCGAAGTCGAGCTGGCGGAAAAAATGGCCGTGTCGCGGACGCCGGTGCGCGAAGCGATCCGTCAGCTGGCGAAGACTTCGCTGGTAACGCTGACGCCACGCAAGGGGGCCTACGTCTCCCTGCCGTCGATCAGCGACGCGGGGGCGCTCTACGAGCTGCGCGAGGACTTGGAAATGTTCGCGGCGGCGCTGGTGTCGGTGAACCCTCCGGAAAAGGAGCTGAAAGAGTTTCTCGAAATTTTCAAACACATGGGCAACGATACGGATCCGCAAAAGTATTTGGAAGAGGACCGCCGTTTCCACGCCTTCCTGTATCAGTCGTCCGGCAACCGTTTCCTGATGAATTCGCTGCAGGAGCTGGTGGATGTGATCAACCTGTATCGTCCGTATTCGCTGGGCGACACCGAGTACATCAGGCACCTTGCCGAGGGGCATGTGGAGATCATCGAAGCGCTTCTGGACCGCGACGAGAGAAGGGTGCGCGAGGCCATGAGGGCTCACATACGCATGAGCCGGGCGCGCCTCGAGGCTTACTTGAACACGCATACTTCCGAACGTCTTCCGCTCCGCCCATGA
- a CDS encoding IS5 family transposase (programmed frameshift): protein MEERRYELTSSEWNRIKRMLPPEHPKSGQRGRPAKYDNRRIINGILWLARSGAPWRDLPERYGKWQAVYARFRLWKQRGIFEAIFAALSADADMENLSIDSTSCKVHQSANGRGKTPEGGKKGQAIGMSRGGRNTKIHAIVDGLGNPLALLLSPGNDHDSRYAVSLLGQAEIRGSNVIGDKAYGSQAIREYITSREGSYTIPPKSDNPEPWFIDEHVYKERHLVECFFQKIKWFRRIFTRYDKLDASFFAFVLVAASVILLK, encoded by the exons ATGGAAGAGAGAAGATATGAACTGACCTCCAGCGAGTGGAATCGAATCAAGAGAATGCTGCCGCCCGAACACCCGAAATCAGGTCAACGTGGACGCCCGGCAAAATACGATAACCGCAGGATCATCAATGGGATTCTGTGGCTTGCCAGAAGTGGAGCGCCATGGAGAGATCTTCCGGAGCGTTACGGCAAATGGCAGGCAGTTTACGCACGTTTCAGGCTGTGGAAACAGCGGGGAATATTCGAGGCGATCTTTGCCGCCCTAAGCGCTGATGCCGACATGGAAAATCTCTCTATCGACTCCACGTCCTGCAAAGTACATCAAAGTGCCAACGGGAGAGGGAAAACCCCGGAAGGGGGAAAAAAGGGG CAAGCGATTGGCATGTCCAGAGGCGGCAGGAATACGAAAATTCATGCGATAGTAGATGGTTTAGGCAATCCGCTGGCGCTCCTGCTCAGTCCCGGCAATGACCACGATTCCCGCTACGCCGTGTCCTTGCTCGGGCAAGCGGAAATCAGAGGGAGCAACGTCATCGGCGATAAGGCTTACGGTTCGCAAGCCATCAGAGAGTACATTACTTCTCGGGAGGGAAGTTACACTATCCCGCCGAAGAGCGATAATCCCGAACCGTGGTTTATAGATGAGCATGTTTACAAGGAACGACACTTGGTTGAATGTTTCTTTCAGAAAATCAAATGGTTCCGTAGAATTTTCACCCGCTATGACAAACTTGACGCTTCGTTTTTCGCTTTTGTTCTTGTTGCTGCCAGTGTTATTTTATTGAAATAA
- a CDS encoding DUF340 domain-containing protein has protein sequence MTNVQLVLFMLIDTFLSVVVNMMQGVALADTLLGMAVLLGIVAAGVIIHKLIPWKGLPAVAYITTLGCIVTIPDLLPGAAFISKAAGKIGFVGLCTPILAYAGLALGKDIDLLKKQGLRIILVGLMVFVGTFLGSAIIAETVLRFMK, from the coding sequence ATGACTAATGTACAGCTCGTCCTTTTCATGCTCATCGATACGTTCCTGAGCGTCGTCGTCAATATGATGCAGGGCGTCGCGCTTGCCGACACGCTGCTGGGCATGGCGGTGCTGCTCGGCATCGTCGCGGCCGGCGTGATCATCCATAAGCTGATCCCCTGGAAAGGTCTGCCCGCGGTCGCTTACATCACCACGCTGGGTTGCATCGTGACGATCCCCGATCTGCTGCCCGGCGCGGCGTTCATCAGCAAGGCCGCCGGCAAGATCGGCTTTGTCGGCCTTTGCACGCCCATCCTGGCCTATGCCGGACTGGCGCTCGGCAAGGACATCGACCTTCTGAAAAAACAGGGATTGAGGATCATCCTCGTCGGGCTGATGGTCTTCGTGGGGACGTTCCTCGGTTCCGCGATCATCGCCGAAACAGTCCTTCGCTTCATGAAGTAA
- a CDS encoding DUF3100 domain-containing protein, whose translation METVGKALRNWKIHALALALSVVAELIGGKTFDVGPAKLVLVPMFYSFILGAVISLPKMKLLSMDDMMQVSSLVGVTFFLLMARYGTLVGPSFWKVVHSAPALLLQEFGNLGTALLGVPFAVLLGLRREAVGAAFSNARESSVALVGEKYGIDSPEGLGVMGVYITGTVFGALFCSFMSSIIASTISWFSPQALAMACGTGSASMMTTSLAPLVAMFPDLKEELTALAASSNMLSGLDGLYMSVFIGLPMTEFLVRLCGVKDAPSKPGAQK comes from the coding sequence ATGGAAACTGTCGGCAAAGCATTGAGGAACTGGAAGATCCACGCCTTGGCGCTCGCCTTGTCGGTCGTCGCCGAGCTTATCGGCGGCAAGACGTTCGACGTCGGCCCGGCCAAGCTGGTTCTGGTGCCCATGTTCTACTCGTTCATTCTGGGCGCGGTCATCAGCCTGCCAAAGATGAAGCTCCTCTCGATGGACGACATGATGCAGGTCTCGTCGCTGGTCGGCGTGACGTTTTTCCTGCTCATGGCCCGTTACGGCACGCTGGTCGGCCCCAGCTTCTGGAAGGTCGTCCATTCGGCTCCCGCGCTCCTGCTGCAGGAATTCGGCAACCTCGGCACCGCCCTGCTGGGCGTTCCCTTCGCCGTGCTGCTGGGGCTGCGCCGCGAAGCCGTCGGCGCCGCCTTCTCCAACGCGCGCGAGTCGAGCGTCGCCCTGGTCGGTGAAAAGTACGGGATCGACTCTCCCGAAGGCTTGGGCGTCATGGGCGTGTACATCACCGGCACCGTCTTCGGCGCTCTGTTCTGCAGCTTCATGAGCTCCATCATCGCTTCGACGATCTCCTGGTTCAGTCCCCAGGCTCTGGCGATGGCCTGCGGCACCGGCAGCGCCAGTATGATGACGACGTCTCTGGCGCCGCTTGTGGCGATGTTCCCCGATCTGAAAGAAGAGCTTACGGCTCTGGCTGCTTCCAGCAACATGCTCTCCGGTCTGGACGGCCTGTACATGTCGGTCTTCATCGGTCTGCCCATGACGGAGTTCCTCGTCCGCCTGTGCGGCGTGAAGGACGCTCCGAGCAAACCCGGCGCGCAGAAGTAG
- a CDS encoding amidohydrolase, whose protein sequence is MVDRESLKEKIFAAVDAAEPTVRAYAEDIAANAELGFFEKRTSGKLAENLEALGLKLKKGIALTGLRADIGENEGPKIALIGELDGIVCRNHPQANPVDGASHSCGHNLQTSIVLTAAAALVRSGVMKELDGSVALMAVPAEEFIEIDRRKKMRDEGKITYLCGKPEFVRLGEFDDVDMAMMIHAGEFSSGPAFSVPYHGNGFRVFMVRYEGKQAHAAAAPDQGINALYAAVAGINAVNALRETFRDNDHVRVHFIITKGGDSVNSVPDDVRLEGYVRAADAAVIDSVFAKVERAFRSGAEALGCTFHFTSIPGDMPLAVCDPLNRLFVENAAALVGRDKVLTGSYFAASTDMGDICHLMPGIHPSAGGSVGALHSAQFKVTDFHAAVMDSAKALLATVVELLADDAAKAREIIGGFKPIYTKEQYLAAMDARFSEY, encoded by the coding sequence TTGGTTGACAGAGAGTCGTTGAAGGAAAAGATTTTTGCGGCGGTCGACGCGGCGGAGCCGACGGTCCGCGCCTATGCGGAGGACATCGCGGCCAACGCCGAGCTGGGATTTTTCGAAAAGCGCACCAGCGGCAAACTCGCCGAAAATCTTGAGGCGTTGGGATTGAAACTGAAGAAAGGCATCGCGTTGACCGGGCTTCGCGCCGACATCGGCGAGAATGAAGGACCAAAGATCGCGCTGATCGGCGAGCTGGACGGCATCGTCTGCCGCAACCATCCGCAGGCCAATCCCGTCGACGGCGCTTCCCACAGCTGCGGGCACAATCTTCAGACTTCAATCGTGCTGACCGCGGCGGCGGCGTTGGTCAGGAGCGGCGTCATGAAGGAGCTCGACGGTTCCGTGGCGCTGATGGCCGTTCCCGCGGAGGAGTTCATCGAGATCGACCGCCGCAAGAAGATGCGCGACGAGGGCAAAATCACTTATCTGTGCGGCAAGCCCGAATTCGTGCGCCTGGGCGAGTTCGACGACGTGGACATGGCGATGATGATCCATGCGGGCGAGTTCTCCTCAGGGCCGGCGTTCTCCGTCCCTTATCACGGCAACGGCTTCCGCGTGTTCATGGTGCGCTATGAGGGCAAACAGGCTCACGCCGCCGCTGCTCCCGACCAGGGCATCAACGCGCTGTATGCGGCCGTCGCCGGCATCAACGCCGTCAACGCGCTGCGCGAGACGTTCCGCGACAACGATCACGTGCGCGTCCACTTCATCATCACCAAGGGCGGCGATTCGGTCAACAGCGTGCCGGACGACGTGCGCCTCGAAGGCTACGTGCGCGCCGCCGACGCGGCCGTGATCGATTCGGTGTTCGCCAAGGTGGAGCGGGCCTTCAGGAGCGGCGCCGAGGCGCTGGGCTGCACGTTCCATTTTACCAGCATCCCCGGCGACATGCCGCTGGCGGTTTGCGATCCGCTGAACCGTCTTTTCGTCGAAAACGCCGCGGCTCTGGTCGGACGCGACAAGGTGCTGACGGGCTCTTACTTTGCCGCTTCGACGGACATGGGCGATATCTGCCACCTGATGCCCGGCATTCATCCGTCGGCGGGCGGTTCCGTCGGCGCGCTCCATTCCGCGCAGTTCAAGGTGACGGACTTCCACGCCGCGGTGATGGACTCGGCCAAGGCCCTGCTGGCGACGGTCGTCGAGTTGCTGGCCGACGACGCGGCCAAGGCGCGCGAGATCATCGGCGGCTTCAAGCCCATTTACACGAAGGAGCAGTATCTCGCGGCGATGGACGCCCGCTTTTCCGAATATTAG